In Thalassospira sp. TSL5-1, the following are encoded in one genomic region:
- the deoC gene encoding deoxyribose-phosphate aldolase, with protein sequence MTEQRPLVASDLASYIDHTLLAADATPDQIVSLCAEARKHSFMSVCVNPIFIPLAVRELGDSGVRACSVVCFPFGADPVAAKVAETRWVVEQGANEVDMVIALGLLKSGDTDAVRADIAAVKEACGDAILKVIIEAALLTDEQKVLACELSKQAGADFVKTSTGFAGGGATAEDVALMRKTVGPDIGVKASGGVRTTEDAFKMIAAGASRIGASASIRIIGQ encoded by the coding sequence ATGACTGAACAGCGTCCGCTCGTTGCAAGTGATCTTGCATCTTATATTGACCATACCCTGTTGGCTGCCGATGCCACCCCGGATCAGATTGTTTCACTGTGTGCCGAAGCACGTAAGCATTCGTTCATGTCCGTTTGCGTCAACCCGATTTTTATTCCCCTGGCTGTCCGCGAACTAGGTGATTCCGGTGTTCGGGCGTGTTCTGTTGTTTGTTTCCCGTTCGGTGCAGACCCGGTTGCTGCCAAGGTTGCCGAAACCCGCTGGGTTGTTGAGCAGGGTGCGAACGAAGTTGATATGGTGATTGCGCTGGGCCTTTTGAAAAGCGGTGATACCGACGCCGTCCGCGCTGATATCGCAGCTGTGAAAGAAGCCTGCGGCGATGCCATTCTGAAGGTGATCATTGAAGCAGCCCTGCTGACCGATGAACAGAAGGTGCTGGCCTGTGAACTTTCCAAACAGGCAGGGGCTGATTTTGTTAAAACCTCTACCGGGTTTGCCGGTGGTGGTGCAACCGCCGAAGATGTTGCCCTGATGCGTAAAACCGTTGGCCCGGATATCGGGGTCAAGGCATCGGGTGGTGTGCGCACGACTGAAGATGCTTTTAAAATGATTGCAGCAGGGGCTTCGCGTATCGGGGCCAGTGCAAGCATTCGTATCATTGGTCAGTAA